From the genome of Sulfitobacter sp. DSM 110093, one region includes:
- a CDS encoding VOC family protein: MQQQIAVVTLGISDLERSKAFYQEGFGWTPVFENAEIAFYQMNGFVFGTWLKSSLEDDTKQQILSGSGAVTLAHNVPEESNVQTVIDQLVAAGAVVLREADEPPQGGRRGYIADPDGHVWEIAFNPLWPIDEDGHVAFKM; the protein is encoded by the coding sequence ATGCAGCAACAGATCGCAGTGGTGACACTTGGAATATCCGACCTCGAAAGATCGAAGGCGTTCTATCAGGAGGGGTTCGGCTGGACCCCGGTCTTCGAGAACGCGGAAATCGCCTTCTACCAGATGAACGGATTTGTCTTTGGCACATGGCTGAAATCGTCCCTTGAAGACGACACGAAGCAGCAAATTCTATCGGGGTCGGGTGCTGTAACGCTTGCACACAATGTGCCCGAAGAAAGCAATGTTCAAACTGTCATCGACCAGCTCGTTGCCGCCGGGGCGGTAGTGCTTCGCGAAGCTGATGAGCCTCCCCAAGGCGGCCGCCGCGGATATATTGCGGACCCCGACGGTCATGTATGGGAAATCGCGTTTAACCCACTGTGGCCAATCGACGAAGACGGACATGTGGCCTTTAAAATGTAA
- a CDS encoding HAD family hydrolase codes for MLFDLDETLFNRTASVRLFVEHQFSGKDLGRFTSLDAICDRFMMLDARGSVSKTIVYKTITQEMGLGGDDDGQALFDEYETNAWRHAFAFEGMRELLLWLHQDGRKIGIVSNGQTHIQLRSLLALNLDRLVDTYLISETEACRKPDPEIFRRAAQRLAAEPQDCIFVGDSPHADMAGARAVDMRTVWFPNGLQWPSDFDWRPDAMISSLDDVRGVVEKLDREVAKRQPSE; via the coding sequence GTGCTGTTCGATCTTGATGAAACGCTGTTCAACAGAACAGCCTCTGTTCGTCTCTTTGTCGAACACCAATTCTCAGGGAAAGACTTGGGGCGGTTCACCAGCTTGGATGCAATCTGCGACCGCTTCATGATGCTGGATGCCCGGGGGAGCGTATCAAAGACCATCGTCTATAAGACCATAACGCAAGAGATGGGGCTTGGTGGTGACGATGATGGACAGGCGCTTTTTGATGAATACGAGACAAACGCTTGGCGACACGCATTCGCCTTCGAAGGGATGCGCGAGCTGTTGCTCTGGCTGCACCAGGACGGCCGGAAGATCGGTATCGTCAGCAATGGTCAGACCCATATTCAGTTGCGGAGCCTGCTTGCACTTAACCTTGATCGGCTGGTCGATACATATCTAATCTCGGAAACCGAAGCGTGTCGAAAGCCTGATCCAGAGATATTCCGGCGCGCGGCGCAAAGGCTGGCTGCCGAACCGCAGGACTGCATTTTCGTTGGGGACTCTCCTCACGCCGACATGGCTGGAGCGCGGGCAGTTGACATGAGGACCGTATGGTTCCCAAACGGCTTGCAGTGGCCCAGCGATTTCGATTGGCGACCGGACGCAATGATTTCGTCTTTGGATGATGTGCGTGGGGTCGTCGAGAAGCTGGATCGTGAGGTCGCAAAGCGCCAACCTTCTGAATAG
- a CDS encoding LysR substrate-binding domain-containing protein, whose product MLRFNIRQIEAFRAVIETGNMTQAAEVLGVTQPAISRLIRDLEGEYGLQLFARHAGRIDPTKDALAFHAEVERCYGELEQMVKFATELGAHRKKRLRLASTVGHSYFFLPEVIKTFHARWPDVLISLISGPSPEVVGHVEKGRCDIGLALLPLNVHGVAIKTMPETNLVCVMPKGHALSKLNTITPQDLTTIPLLLISESSLMRKRLLKAFNEADVTPNVILDSTYTGPICSLVANGMGVSIMDILTADAYSNLEIEIRPFSPSIPCELKLVLPESQVLAPPAQTFVEMLMDSAR is encoded by the coding sequence ATGCTACGGTTCAATATTCGGCAGATTGAAGCTTTTCGCGCGGTGATTGAAACCGGAAATATGACGCAGGCCGCCGAGGTGCTTGGCGTCACCCAGCCTGCGATCAGCCGCCTGATCCGAGATCTCGAAGGAGAGTATGGTCTGCAGTTGTTTGCCCGGCATGCCGGGCGCATTGATCCCACGAAAGATGCCCTTGCTTTTCATGCAGAAGTCGAACGCTGTTACGGAGAGCTTGAACAGATGGTGAAGTTCGCCACCGAACTCGGCGCCCACCGCAAGAAAAGGCTCCGCCTCGCTTCGACCGTTGGGCATTCCTATTTCTTCCTCCCCGAAGTCATCAAGACATTTCACGCGCGTTGGCCGGATGTCCTGATCAGCTTGATCAGCGGCCCCTCGCCTGAGGTCGTCGGTCATGTGGAAAAAGGCAGATGCGATATAGGACTGGCGCTCTTGCCGCTTAACGTCCACGGCGTAGCGATCAAGACGATGCCTGAGACTAACCTTGTTTGCGTCATGCCGAAGGGCCACGCTCTGTCCAAGCTCAACACCATTACGCCGCAGGATCTCACAACGATCCCTTTGCTGCTAATTTCTGAAAGCAGCCTGATGCGAAAGCGGCTGCTAAAAGCGTTTAACGAGGCAGATGTCACCCCAAACGTCATTTTGGATTCCACTTACACAGGACCGATCTGCAGTTTGGTCGCAAATGGGATGGGCGTGTCGATCATGGATATTCTGACAGCCGACGCCTATTCGAATCTTGAGATCGAAATTCGGCCCTTCAGCCCCAGTATTCCCTGTGAGTTGAAGCTGGTGCTGCCCGAGTCGCAGGTGCTGGCGCCGCCCGCGCAAACCTTCGTGGAAATGTTGATGGATAGCGCTCGTTGA